A section of the Myxococcus xanthus genome encodes:
- a CDS encoding 1-acyl-sn-glycerol-3-phosphate acyltransferase, producing the protein METALSPTANQGASSLKDEFGPMGRALGTRYLESVHFPPEAETELRNLHAKGFVVHVMRTTAWVNFLYLTWAMVRRALPPVRAVVNLRPWFTRPWRQAKQSGDFTQRFEHARQTGGSGLVFLRRTALLRPSGKETREDPFPALVAMARQSDKPVYLVPELFVWEKRPARLKPNWVDVVFGSPEAPGFLHSMLAFFRNYKRAQFRVGEPIDLQRFVAENPRDSDELLARKARSSLHVHLARETRAVFGPPVKPASRVIEETLRDRSLRKVVEECAAESGRKPESVLREARRNLEAIAAKPSPTALAFTSPVLEWVFNRIYDGMHVDEAGLHRALKAASHAPIVLCPSHKSHVDYLVMSWVLWNRGYAVPLVAAGANLSFWPLGTFFRRCGAFFLRRSFKGDKVYAASFKAYVRKLVHDGIHQEFFPEGGRSRTGKLLLPKLGMFTWQVESVLEGARDDLIFVPVAIDYEKVVESSSYSKELAGGEKKPEDLKALLSTPKVLAARYGRIHLGFDEPISLRAFMQARGINPDEPVSDEQKKGLVRALGNRVMYGISKVSTVTPHALVSTALLSHRRRGLTQREMADRINILRRIAVEEGSPQSVEMRNAPSNPETMGPIQDAMRTFISDEMVRTQEARGEVIYQVEEARRPELSFYKNTLMNLVASRSLVANAMLASGSPAPYDTVKERALFLSRLFKVEFIYRVGTTFDSIFAETVERLERMGLVLEENETLRVAPEAHARPDLEFLADMLRDYLEAYLLAALTLQDVATGAAEDRKSFVKMALETGRAEYHAGRITASESLAKVTLENAVAFLLDQKLLIEADKKLTLGPAATEQQARTQLVDDIRGYLKRG; encoded by the coding sequence TTGGAGACCGCGCTGTCACCGACTGCGAATCAGGGAGCGTCCTCGCTGAAGGACGAATTCGGCCCCATGGGCCGGGCGCTGGGAACGCGCTACCTGGAGAGCGTGCACTTCCCGCCGGAAGCAGAAACAGAGCTCCGGAACCTGCACGCCAAGGGCTTCGTGGTGCACGTCATGCGCACCACCGCCTGGGTGAACTTCCTCTACCTGACGTGGGCCATGGTGCGCCGGGCGCTGCCGCCCGTGCGCGCCGTGGTGAACCTGCGGCCATGGTTCACCCGACCCTGGCGACAGGCGAAACAGAGCGGTGACTTCACGCAGCGCTTCGAGCACGCCCGGCAGACGGGGGGCAGCGGTCTGGTCTTCCTGCGCCGCACCGCCCTGCTCCGTCCGTCTGGGAAAGAGACGCGCGAGGACCCCTTCCCCGCCCTGGTGGCCATGGCCCGCCAGTCCGACAAGCCCGTGTACCTGGTGCCGGAGTTGTTCGTCTGGGAGAAGCGCCCCGCGCGCCTGAAGCCCAACTGGGTGGACGTGGTGTTCGGCAGCCCCGAGGCACCGGGATTCCTGCACTCGATGCTGGCCTTCTTCCGCAACTACAAGCGCGCGCAGTTCCGCGTGGGCGAGCCCATCGACCTGCAGCGCTTCGTCGCGGAGAACCCTCGCGACTCGGACGAACTGCTCGCTCGCAAGGCGCGTAGCAGTCTCCACGTCCACCTCGCGCGCGAAACGCGGGCCGTGTTCGGTCCGCCGGTGAAGCCCGCCTCGCGCGTCATCGAGGAGACGCTGCGCGACAGGTCCCTGCGCAAGGTGGTGGAGGAGTGCGCGGCGGAATCCGGGCGCAAGCCGGAGAGCGTCCTGCGCGAGGCTCGCCGCAACCTGGAGGCCATTGCCGCCAAACCCAGCCCCACCGCGCTGGCGTTCACCTCCCCCGTGCTGGAGTGGGTGTTCAACCGCATCTACGACGGCATGCACGTGGACGAGGCCGGCCTCCACCGCGCGCTCAAGGCCGCGAGCCACGCGCCCATCGTCCTGTGCCCCAGCCACAAGAGCCACGTCGACTACCTGGTAATGAGCTGGGTGCTATGGAACCGGGGCTACGCGGTGCCCCTGGTGGCCGCGGGCGCCAACCTCTCCTTCTGGCCCCTGGGCACGTTCTTCCGCCGCTGTGGCGCGTTCTTCCTCCGGCGCTCCTTCAAGGGCGACAAGGTCTACGCCGCGTCCTTCAAGGCCTACGTGCGCAAGCTGGTGCACGACGGCATCCACCAGGAGTTCTTCCCGGAAGGCGGCCGTTCGCGCACGGGCAAGCTGTTGTTGCCCAAGCTGGGCATGTTCACCTGGCAGGTGGAGTCCGTGCTGGAGGGCGCGCGCGATGACCTCATCTTCGTGCCGGTGGCCATCGACTACGAGAAGGTCGTCGAGTCCAGCAGCTACTCGAAGGAGCTGGCTGGCGGAGAGAAGAAGCCCGAGGACCTCAAGGCGCTCTTGAGCACGCCCAAGGTGCTGGCGGCGCGGTACGGCCGCATCCACCTGGGCTTCGATGAGCCCATCTCCCTGCGCGCGTTCATGCAGGCACGTGGCATCAACCCGGACGAACCGGTGTCGGACGAACAGAAGAAGGGGCTCGTCCGCGCGCTGGGCAACCGGGTGATGTACGGCATCAGCAAGGTGTCCACGGTGACGCCGCACGCGCTGGTCAGCACCGCCCTGCTCTCGCACCGGCGCCGCGGCTTGACGCAGCGGGAGATGGCAGACCGCATCAACATCCTGCGCCGCATCGCCGTGGAGGAGGGCTCGCCTCAGTCGGTGGAGATGCGCAACGCCCCCAGCAACCCGGAGACGATGGGCCCCATCCAGGACGCCATGCGCACGTTCATCTCCGACGAGATGGTGCGCACCCAGGAAGCGCGTGGCGAGGTCATCTACCAGGTCGAGGAGGCACGCCGCCCGGAGCTGTCCTTCTACAAGAACACGCTGATGAACCTGGTGGCCTCCCGGAGCCTCGTGGCCAACGCCATGCTTGCCAGCGGCAGCCCGGCGCCCTACGACACCGTGAAGGAGCGCGCGCTGTTCCTGTCCCGCCTCTTCAAGGTGGAATTCATCTACCGGGTGGGCACCACGTTCGACTCTATCTTCGCGGAGACGGTGGAGCGGCTGGAGCGCATGGGCCTGGTGCTTGAGGAGAACGAGACGCTCCGCGTGGCCCCCGAGGCCCACGCGCGTCCGGACCTGGAGTTCCTGGCCGACATGCTGCGCGACTACCTGGAGGCCTACCTGCTGGCGGCCCTGACGCTCCAGGATGTGGCCACCGGCGCCGCGGAGGACCGGAAGTCCTTCGTGAAGATGGCCCTGGAAACGGGCCGCGCGGAGTACCACGCCGGCCGCATCACCGCCTCCGAGTCCCTGGCCAAGGTGACGCTGGAGAACGCGGTGGCGTTCCTCCTGGACCAGAAGCTGCTCATCGAGGCCGACAAGAAGCTGACGCTGGGCCCCGCCGCCACCGAGCAGCAGGCCCGCACACAGCTCGTGGACGACATCCGTGGGTACCTGAAGCGCGGCTGA